A segment of the Marinomonas posidonica IVIA-Po-181 genome:
TGTGCCTAAATGAATGTCAGAATTCGCGTTTTATTTCTTCTGCCTTCAAGCCCAAACCAATCAGAAAGTGCAACTTAGCGAAAGCCGCTTCATAGGTCATCGCCTCACCAGAGACCACACCCGCGTTCACCAAAGCCGACCCAGCCGCATACGCGCCAGCAACCACACTGCCCGCACCACATTGGCTGACATTAACGATGACCACGCCCCGTTCACTGGCTTGCTGCAATACCGATAAGAGTTCGGCGTCTTTATCGGGGGCATTACCCGCACCATAGCTCAACAGCACAGCACCTTGCACGGATTCATTTAATAAACCGCGCCAATGTTCCGCTCGAACCCCTGGAAAAACAGGCAATAAGGTCACCGCTCCAGACGCCATATCAGGAATACGAATCACACAAGGCAGGTCAAGAACTTGACCTTCTCGCCACTGCCAATCGATTCCAAGCACACCTCGTTCAGCACGATTCGGAGAGTGAAAGGCTTGCCAATCACTGGTATGCGCTTTGTGAGCACAATCGCCCTCAATCAAACGCCCAGCAAAGAATAAAAACACACCTCGAGCAACAGACTCGCAAGCGGAAATGGCGCCCAACACATTGTTCATGGCATCGGTTCGCACTTTATACATAGGCACTTGTGAGCCTGTTACGACTATGGGCTTATCACTTTTCTCAAACATAAAGCTCAGGGCCGCAGCGGTATACGCCATGGTATCTGTACCATGAAGCACAATGAAGGCATCAAACTCATGCCATTTACTTTGGATGTCTAAGGCAATGGTCTGCCAGTCTCTCGGAGTCGCGTTGGAAGAGTCAATCAACTCTGCATAACTTTGTATCACAAAGTCATGTTGCAGCTCATCAGAAGGGGTTAAATGCTCACTTAAATGGTCTGCAAAAGCCGCATCTGGGATCAAGCCTTGTGATGATGGCACCATGCCAATCGTACCACCGGTATAAGCAATGTATATTTTCATCTCGTTCCTCTTTTCGCCCTTATATCGGCACAGCACATTTCAATGCAGAGATAAAAAAGGCGCGAATCCTAATGAACTGCGCCTTTTTCACCAAATTAACCACTCATATAATGAGCGATATAAGTTACATTCTTTCTAAGGTTTCAATACCTAACAATGATAAACCAAGTTGTAGTGTTGAAGCTGTATTCAACGCCAACTGTAGACGGCTATTTTTAACGTCTTCTTCCGCGTTCAGGATTGGGCAAGCTTCGTAGAAGGTCATGAAGGTGCCTGCCAATTCGTATAGATACGCGCATAAGAAGTGTGGCATACCATCGTTCGCTACCTGCTGAATGGCCTCTTCAAACTGACACAGTTTCATCGCCAACGCACGCTCTTGACTTGCTTCGACTTTGATTTCACCCGTTAACGACGCGACATCCATCTCAGAGCGTTTCACAATGCTGGCAACACGAGAGTAAGCGTACAACAAATACGGCGCTGTATTGCCCTCGAAACTCAACATAGTGTCCCAGTTAAACACATAATCACTGGTACGGTTTTTCGATAAATCCGCGTATTTAACCGAAGCGATTCCGACCACTCGACTAATATTACGAAGCTCTTCTTCACTCATGTCAGGATTCTTAGAAGACACTAACTGATAAGCTCGTTCTTGCGCTTCTTCCAATAATGAAGACAATTTCGCGACGCCACCAGAACGAGTTTTGAAGGGCTTACCATCACTGCCCATCACAGTACCAAACGGCATATGTTCTAACTGAGTTTCTGGTTTCACGAAACCCGCTTTACGAGACAAGGTAAAGATCTGCTGAAAGTGCAAAGATTGGCGAGCATCAACAAAGTACAATACGCGGTTGGCTTCTAATGTGTGCTGACGGAAACGTACAGCCGCCAAATCTGTGGTCGAATATAAGAAACCACCACCGGTTTTTTGTACAATAATCGGGGTAATTTCCCCTTCTTTATTGGCGAATTCTTCTAAAAACACACATTGAGCGCCTTGATCTTCCTTCAACAGATTTTGCTCGGTCAGTTCATTGACCACATTCTGTAAGTCATCGTTGTAAGCACTTTCTGGCATCACATGCTGACGCTCTAAAGACACACCCAACATTTTGTAGGTTTCTTCACAGTGTGTCAGAGAAATGTCGATAAACTCATCCCACAAGGCCAAACAGTCTTTGTCACCTGATTGCAAGGCCACAACCAATTCACGAGCACGATCTGCAAACCCAGCATCGTCATCAAAACAAGTCTTAGCGGTTCGATAGAAGGTCTCCAAGTCCGACAGCGCCATGCTAATCTCGGCCTTTTCAGAACGTAAACGCTCCATGTAAGCCAACAACATGCCAAACTGTGTTCCCCAGTCACCCACGTGGTTTTGACGCACCACTCGGTGCCCTAGAAACTCTAAGGTACGGACAACGGCATCACCAATGACCGTTGAGCGCAAATGCCCTACGTGCATTTCTTTCGCCAGGTTTGGAGAAGAATAATCCACCACCACGGTTTCCGGTGCCGCAACACTTGGTACATCTAGGCGCTCACTTTGGCGCAGTGCCACGAGCTCTTTGCCTAACCAAGCATTCTTTAAGAAGATATTAATAAAACCAGGGCCTGCGATTTCGACTTTTTCCGCGATGTCGGACAAATCCAAACCATCAACTACTTTTTGCGCCAATTCGCGAGGATTCATCTTAAGACTTTTGGCCACGCCCATAATGCCATTGGCTTGGTAATCACCAAACTGAACCTTGGCAGATTGACGAGTCAGTGCTGGAGCTGTTTCTGGCGCACCAGCGGCTACCATAGCGGCTTGAATGCGTTGATTTAGAAGCGTTTGAATATTCACAGGAAAACCTTTAAACAGTTAACATGCCTTTGGGTTGGCATATCAAAATCACAAACCCTCCACTTGCCGAGCAAGCAGAGGGTTTAAATAAGAAAATTAGTGGCCTAATAATAACCGATTTGCCGCCGTTTAGCGAAAGAACAGCTGGCAAGCCAAGTTATTATTTTCATCCTGATAAGGATAGCCCAACTCATCCAAATAATGAGTCACATCGGTTTCTTCACCGACCGCTTGCAAACCAACCAATACTCGGCCATAAGCGTCACCATGATTACGATAATGAAACATGGAAATATTCCACTGTCCACCTAAGGTGTTGAGGAATTTCAACAAAGCCCCAGGGCGTTCTGGGAACTCAAAACTGTATAGCAATTCCCCTTTTTGACTGCGTAAGTGGCCGCCAATCATATGACGTACATGCACCTTGGTGGTTTCATCATCGGTTAAATCAATGATTTCGTAATCTTTTAGATCGTCCAGCAGTTCTTGACGACTGTGAGGGCTTCCGCCCAATGCCACACCAACAAAAATAACCGCTTGCTGATCATCACCGTAACGATAATTAAATTCCGTGATATTTCGGCCAACTAACGCTTGGCAGAAGTCTTTAAAGCTGCCAGGAGACTCAGGGATTTTAACCGCAATAATGGCTTCACGCTTTTCCCCTAGCTCCGCACGCTCCGACACATGGCGAAGGCGATCAAAATTGACATTGGCACCACTGTTAATGGCGATCAATGTCTGACCTTTTGCACCTTCACGTTCAATGTACTTTTTCAATCCAGCCAAGGCACAAGCACCAGCAGGCTCGGTAATCGCACGAGTATCATCATAGATGTCTTTGATCGCCGCGCACATTTCATCGGTCGTGACCGTGATCACTTCATCGACTGTGTCTTTGGCAATGGCAAAGGTGTTGTGACCAATTTCAGCGACCGCAACCCCCTCAGCAAAAATGCCCACTTGAGCAAGACGAGTCGGTTCACCTTTTTCCATGGCTGTTTTTAAGCAAGCAGCATCTTCAGGCTCTACGCCAATAATTTTGATATCAGGACGTAGATACTTCACATAAGCTGCAACCCCAGCGATCAAACCACCACCGCCAACCGGTATGAAGATGGCGTCAATCTTGCCTTCATGCTGATGTAAAATCTCCATACCAACCGTGCCTTGTCCGGCAATGGTATCCACATCATCGAAAGGGTGAACATAGGTTTGTCCGGTCTGCGCCATGATCTCTTTCGATTTGGCGGACGCCTCATCAAAAGCATCACCAAACAGCACGACTTCCGCACCATGGTTGCGCACGGCGCTGACCTTCACTTCCGGAGTCGTCGCTGGCATCACAATCGTCGCTTGCACACCCAGCTTTTTAGCGGCTAAAGCCAAACCTTGCGCATGGTTTCCTGCCGATGCGGCAATCACCCCTTTGGCTCGTTCAGCATCGGTGAGCTGACAAATTTTGTTATATGCCCCACGAATTTTGAACGAGAAAACGGGCTGTAGGTCTTCTCGCTTCAAAATAATCTCATTACCCAATCGATTCGATAATTGATTGGCACGAGACAGTGGCGTTTCTACAGCGACGTCATATACGCGCGCCTGTAGAATCTTTTTGATGATGGTATGAGGCATAATGTTTCCTAAGAAAATAACATTCGTCAGAACGAGACTGGCACCCAACATCATTGGGGAAACCAAGTCTAAAAATAGAACATCGCAATATACCTGCTCGACTCAACTCTCGTAAAGGCGAAAGCCTCTGAATCTGCAAAATAGCCAGCATAAATCTAAGTTGTTTTGGCTAACATTCAATTAGAGAAGGGAATATAATAACGCCACCACCAGAGGAAGCTTACCAAAAGAGTAAGCTCTACCCACTTTCTCATTCAACGATAATAAAGGGCTCCCCCTCATGACCCAAGATGAGTTAAAACAAGCTGTCGCGGAAGCGGCCGTTAACTACATTCTCCCCTTACTCGAAGACGACACTATTGTCGGTGTTGGCACAGGCTCAACGGCCAACTTATTCATTGATGAATTGGCCAAACACAAGAGCAAGTTTGATGGCACCGTGGCCAGCTCCGATGCCTCAGCTCAGCGCCTAAAAGATCACGGCATCCCAGTTTACGATTTAAATGGCGTTGATCAAATCCGTGTCTATGTAGACGGTGCGGATGAATCTAACCATCATTTACACCTTATTAAAGGCGGTGGCGCTGCTCTGACCCGTGAAAAAATCGTGGTCGCTTGCAGTGATGAGTTTGTTTGTATTGCTGACGAGTCCAAGTTAGTCAAAGTATTAGGCGACTTCCCTTTACCTGTTGAAGTGATTCCCATGGCGCGCAGCCACGTTGCTCGCCAACTGGTGAAACTCGGCGGTGATCCAGTCTACCGTGAAGGTGTCGTGACAGATAATGGCAACCATATTCTCGACGTTTACAATCTTGAGATTCTTGATCCAATTAAACTTGAAACTCAGATTAATGCCATTGTCGGTGTCGTCACCAATGGTTTATTTGCGGCCCGCCCTGCTGATGTGTTGTTACTGGGGACGCAAGAGGGTGTGAAAACCATCAAACCCTAAGCAATCAATAACCAGCAAAAGGACCAAGTCATTGGTCCTTAAATTGATCGCATGAAATGGTTTACTAAAAATCATCTTAAAAAAGTGCCGCTCTAGCTGACTCCGGCATGATGCAGTGGCATAATTTCTGACATCAATAAATACAAAGGAAATGCACAGCATGCAAACCCTCACACAGGTTTTGAAAGCCTCCACCACGCCTTCGGCTCTACAAGATGTATTGATGACAACCACGAACACTTGTATTGATATTTGCAACGCACTTCACAAGGGCTCTCTTGCCGGTATTCTGGGGGTTGCTGGAAATGAAAATGTGCAAGGAGAGGAACAAAAGAAACTCGATATCATCTCTAACGACATGCTTAAAACCGCGTTATTAGCCTGTCCAGAGGTTCGAGCGGTTGCATCAGAAGAAGAAGACGATATTGTTCCTGCTAATACCGCCGGCGAATATTTAATCGCTTTCGACCCATTAGATGGCTCATCCAACATAGACATCAATGCCATGGTGGGTACCATTTTCTCCATCTACCATGATACCGGTAGTGACGCGGCAACCGAACAAAGTTTCCTAAAACCAGGGACAGAGCAAGTCGCTGCGGGTTACGTTCTTTACGGTCCATCCTGCATGCTGGTACTGACCACAGGCCAAGGCGTGCAAATGTTTACGCTTGATCCTGAAAAAAATGAGTTTATTCAGACTCAAAGTAAGGTCGAAGTCCCTGCGGATACACAAGAATTTGCCATTAATATGTCTAACCAACGTTTCTGGTCAGCCGCTATGCAAACCTATGTAAATGATCTTGTTGCAGGTGCCACCGGCACCCGTGAAAAAGATTTCAACATGCGTTGGGTTGCCGCTATGGTCGGTGACGTACATCGTATTTTGTGTCGAGGCGGTATCTTCATTTACCCTTGGGACAGCAAGTCACCCAATCGAGCCGGTAAATTGCGTTTGATGTATGAAGCAAACCCTATGGCCATGCTGATCGAACAATCAGGTGGTAAAGCACATACACACAGTCAACGCATTCTTGATATCCAGCCAGAAGGCATTCACCAGAGAGTGGCGGTGATTCTTGGCGCAGCAAACGAAGTGGATAAGTGCCTAAGTTATTAACATAAAATAAAAAGTCTAGCGCCCAGCTAGACTTGTGAATAACCACTTAAGTCACTAAAGCATGCAATAAAAGACCACAGGACAAAGCAGACTGTAGAAATCAAGCTGCTTTGTCCATGGCACCTTCCTTATTCACAAAGCATTCCAAACAATCAGCAAAACAACACTGTCCCCACAGGCCTCGTTCCGCATAAGGTTGGTAAGCCCATGGATAAGGAGTTTGGTAATAACTTAACCCCAACGATCATAGGTGCAATTGGACAAAATATGCCGGTTATTGTTGAGACCTAAGATGTCTCTCACTTATGAATTACGAGACACATTACAAAGCTCAAATCCTTATCTAAATAAGCACTCCAAACACCCCCCCAAACAGAACAGACCCAACAAAACCAATGGTTAGATAGGCGATAAAGACTTCTTTCTTAACCAAACTCCACACCGCTGTCATCGCTGGAATAGAGCTAATCGCTCCCGCAGTCATAAAAGCCATCGCCGCCCCCGTTGTCATGCCTTGATTAATAAAGCCTGCAATTAGAGCTGGTGCGGCATAACCATTTAGGTAAGCAGGCATACCTACTGCGGCGCCAACGATAACCGAAAACAGTCCGTCCCCCCCCACAATCTGACTAATCACTTCAGCAGGAATATACAAAATCAAGAGGGCTTCAAGTACATAGGCAAACATCATCCATTTAACGAGAAACACTATATTCTCCTTCATCTGCTCGATAAATGTCTGTCGTCTTTGACTCTCTTCCCAGAACCGCCATTGCACACCAGAGGAGGTAATGGTGGTACAACACGTTCCAACTAATGGGGTAGATTTTAGCGGAGAAGCAAAGCTAGAGTGGCGCATTAACGCCTTTATACCGAAACCTCCAAGAAGCCCAAGACCAACGGCGATAATGGCTTTCCCTATTGCAAAAGGCCAACCTAGTGCGCTGGCAGTAATAATAAGGGCTGGCGGATCAATAAGGGGACTTGAAAGCCAAAAAGCCATCACTGCAGGTAGAGGTATACCAATTGCCAACAGCCCAGAAATAAACGGAATGACCTCGCATGAACAAAACGGCGCTAATCCTCCAAAAACAGCAGCCAGTAAAATCATCCGGTTCTCTCGACCATCAAAGGCCTTCGCTACTAACGACTCCGCACCGGTAGACTTTAAGTATGCGATCATCAAAACAGCAAAAACAATAAACGGTAGTGTTGCTATGAATGAGGCACTCGCGATCGTAAAAAATTCCGAGAACGCAAAACGATCTAACATAAAAACACTGGCAGAAATAAGTGCTATAGCAGACCAAGGGGTTAACAGTTTTTTGATGTAATACGTTACATCTTTGTTCGTCGACGTACGGCAGGCTGTCTCACAGCAGCTCGATTCCACAGAAGACTGCTCATCTCCGCTTCCAATTTCCACTCCAGTATTTGCTGTTTGATTACTCATAATCACACTCTCATAAATAGCCAGAAAATAAATCCATAATTCTACAAATGTAGAAATATATTATTTCTACAATTATAGAAATGTCAAATTATTTCCATGCTATTAGAAATATTGATCCATAAAATGGTATAAATGTATTCGAACATATCCACATAAAAAGGAAATCTCTTGTCAATTGAAGTCATTGCGGAAAAGCTGGCAGAGCTTGGACACCCTACTCGTTTAGCCATCTTGAAACATCTAGTGAAAGCCGGGAACACTGGCGCACCAGTAGGTGAAATTCAGGAACAATTGGACATTCCTGGTTCCACTTTGTCACACCATATATCGCGGATGGTCAGGGTAGGACTTGTTGAGCAAGTAAGAGAGAGCCGAACCTTGTACTGCTTTCCAAAATTCGACGCCCTAAACGAAGTAATCCATTATTTAACAGACGAGTGCTGTATTAATGAGGAGCCTCAAGAACACTAAGAATAATGTTTAGTCATTGAGATCAGTGCGGCAATCAAAGCAATAAAATACTTTTCGCGACGGCTTGTGTCCTTGGTACAAACGTATCCATCAAACAATACTCATCCTCTGTGTGCATTTTCGCCCCCACAGGACCCGTTCCGCATAAGGTGGGCACGCCCATAGACGAGGTAAAACCCGCATCAGAACAACCGCCTGTAAACTCACCCTCAACAGAAAAACCAACTGAGTTTGCCTGACGTTGATAATGCGCCAACACAACGTCACTCATTGACGCTTCAAAGGGCTGAAATTCTGACAAGATTTTTATCGTTGCGATGGCGCCTTCGATCACTGGCGTTTCAATAATGGCATTAATTTGGGCTTTGGCTTCTTCGCCTTGCTCTAGTGTCATGAAGCGAAGGTCAAGACGTGCCGTTGCCGTTGGAGCGACGGTATTTGAAGACATCCCACCACTGATAAGACCTATGTTCGTGGTGATGCCTTTGTCATAATCGGTCAATGCATGTAACGATGTTACGAGTTGAGCCAATGCACCAATTGCACTGATACCATCCGCATGGTTTACGCCCGAATGAGCCGCCCTTCCAGTCACTTGGATTTCAAAGCTCGCTCCCCCTTTACGCGCCGACACCACATTTCCACTGATGCGTCCGGGTTCGGCATTAAAAACGGCTTTCGCTCCGGCTACACGGTCACGAATAACAAAGCGACCTTCTGGCGAGCCAATCTCCTCGTCTCCGGTAAACAAACCAATAACAGGAGACGGTAGCTGTTGAATGTCGCTGGTTTTCAATAAATGTTGCAAACCTTTCAATACAAAACAATTCAGTACCAACCCAGACTTCATATCCGCAACGCCGGGGCCAAAAGCCTTCATGCCATCTCGACTGAATCGTCGAGTTTCCAATGTGCCTTTAGGGAATACGGTATCACGATGGCCCATCACAAAAATCGCAGGGGCATTGGCATTTGTTTCGTTCACCCCAACTTGGGCTTCCAATACATCTCCTGAATTTTCTAGAGCATGCCAAGTACAAGCAATGCCGTCTTCCACCAGCCAAGATTCCATCAACTTTCCGGCTTCATCTACGCCTGTTTTGTCATAGCTATTAGAATCAACATTTACCAACGCTTCAAGACAATCAATCATCGCGTCTTCTTGCGTTGCAATCCAATCACAAAGCAAATCGGCGTAGTTATCTAGCTCAGAAGCTAATCTTGATGTCATGTTATCGACTTTCCTACTAACAACCTTATCCATGTAAATATTCCTTAGTAATTAATTGCTTTTAGATGCGTTACGAGCCTGACGAATGTGCTCACCTTGCTCGGATAGATCCCAAAAAAGTCCTGTCATTATTTGCAATGCTTCGCGACACACGGGTGCTAACACATGTTCGTTTGGCGCATGTTGACTGCATGCGGGAT
Coding sequences within it:
- a CDS encoding asparaginase domain-containing protein translates to MKIYIAYTGGTIGMVPSSQGLIPDAAFADHLSEHLTPSDELQHDFVIQSYAELIDSSNATPRDWQTIALDIQSKWHEFDAFIVLHGTDTMAYTAAALSFMFEKSDKPIVVTGSQVPMYKVRTDAMNNVLGAISACESVARGVFLFFAGRLIEGDCAHKAHTSDWQAFHSPNRAERGVLGIDWQWREGQVLDLPCVIRIPDMASGAVTLLPVFPGVRAEHWRGLLNESVQGAVLLSYGAGNAPDKDAELLSVLQQASERGVVIVNVSQCGAGSVVAGAYAAGSALVNAGVVSGEAMTYEAAFAKLHFLIGLGLKAEEIKREF
- the argS gene encoding arginine--tRNA ligase; amino-acid sequence: MNIQTLLNQRIQAAMVAAGAPETAPALTRQSAKVQFGDYQANGIMGVAKSLKMNPRELAQKVVDGLDLSDIAEKVEIAGPGFINIFLKNAWLGKELVALRQSERLDVPSVAAPETVVVDYSSPNLAKEMHVGHLRSTVIGDAVVRTLEFLGHRVVRQNHVGDWGTQFGMLLAYMERLRSEKAEISMALSDLETFYRTAKTCFDDDAGFADRARELVVALQSGDKDCLALWDEFIDISLTHCEETYKMLGVSLERQHVMPESAYNDDLQNVVNELTEQNLLKEDQGAQCVFLEEFANKEGEITPIIVQKTGGGFLYSTTDLAAVRFRQHTLEANRVLYFVDARQSLHFQQIFTLSRKAGFVKPETQLEHMPFGTVMGSDGKPFKTRSGGVAKLSSLLEEAQERAYQLVSSKNPDMSEEELRNISRVVGIASVKYADLSKNRTSDYVFNWDTMLSFEGNTAPYLLYAYSRVASIVKRSEMDVASLTGEIKVEASQERALAMKLCQFEEAIQQVANDGMPHFLCAYLYELAGTFMTFYEACPILNAEEDVKNSRLQLALNTASTLQLGLSLLGIETLERM
- the ilvA gene encoding threonine ammonia-lyase, biosynthetic, with amino-acid sequence MPHTIIKKILQARVYDVAVETPLSRANQLSNRLGNEIILKREDLQPVFSFKIRGAYNKICQLTDAERAKGVIAASAGNHAQGLALAAKKLGVQATIVMPATTPEVKVSAVRNHGAEVVLFGDAFDEASAKSKEIMAQTGQTYVHPFDDVDTIAGQGTVGMEILHQHEGKIDAIFIPVGGGGLIAGVAAYVKYLRPDIKIIGVEPEDAACLKTAMEKGEPTRLAQVGIFAEGVAVAEIGHNTFAIAKDTVDEVITVTTDEMCAAIKDIYDDTRAITEPAGACALAGLKKYIEREGAKGQTLIAINSGANVNFDRLRHVSERAELGEKREAIIAVKIPESPGSFKDFCQALVGRNITEFNYRYGDDQQAVIFVGVALGGSPHSRQELLDDLKDYEIIDLTDDETTKVHVRHMIGGHLRSQKGELLYSFEFPERPGALLKFLNTLGGQWNISMFHYRNHGDAYGRVLVGLQAVGEETDVTHYLDELGYPYQDENNNLACQLFFR
- the rpiA gene encoding ribose-5-phosphate isomerase RpiA, whose amino-acid sequence is MTQDELKQAVAEAAVNYILPLLEDDTIVGVGTGSTANLFIDELAKHKSKFDGTVASSDASAQRLKDHGIPVYDLNGVDQIRVYVDGADESNHHLHLIKGGGAALTREKIVVACSDEFVCIADESKLVKVLGDFPLPVEVIPMARSHVARQLVKLGGDPVYREGVVTDNGNHILDVYNLEILDPIKLETQINAIVGVVTNGLFAARPADVLLLGTQEGVKTIKP
- a CDS encoding class 1 fructose-bisphosphatase; the protein is MQTLTQVLKASTTPSALQDVLMTTTNTCIDICNALHKGSLAGILGVAGNENVQGEEQKKLDIISNDMLKTALLACPEVRAVASEEEDDIVPANTAGEYLIAFDPLDGSSNIDINAMVGTIFSIYHDTGSDAATEQSFLKPGTEQVAAGYVLYGPSCMLVLTTGQGVQMFTLDPEKNEFIQTQSKVEVPADTQEFAINMSNQRFWSAAMQTYVNDLVAGATGTREKDFNMRWVAAMVGDVHRILCRGGIFIYPWDSKSPNRAGKLRLMYEANPMAMLIEQSGGKAHTHSQRILDIQPEGIHQRVAVILGAANEVDKCLSY
- a CDS encoding permease, producing MSNQTANTGVEIGSGDEQSSVESSCCETACRTSTNKDVTYYIKKLLTPWSAIALISASVFMLDRFAFSEFFTIASASFIATLPFIVFAVLMIAYLKSTGAESLVAKAFDGRENRMILLAAVFGGLAPFCSCEVIPFISGLLAIGIPLPAVMAFWLSSPLIDPPALIITASALGWPFAIGKAIIAVGLGLLGGFGIKALMRHSSFASPLKSTPLVGTCCTTITSSGVQWRFWEESQRRQTFIEQMKENIVFLVKWMMFAYVLEALLILYIPAEVISQIVGGDGLFSVIVGAAVGMPAYLNGYAAPALIAGFINQGMTTGAAMAFMTAGAISSIPAMTAVWSLVKKEVFIAYLTIGFVGSVLFGGVFGVLI
- a CDS encoding ArsR/SmtB family transcription factor, which codes for MSIEVIAEKLAELGHPTRLAILKHLVKAGNTGAPVGEIQEQLDIPGSTLSHHISRMVRVGLVEQVRESRTLYCFPKFDALNEVIHYLTDECCINEEPQEH
- a CDS encoding M20 family metallopeptidase, whose product is MTSRLASELDNYADLLCDWIATQEDAMIDCLEALVNVDSNSYDKTGVDEAGKLMESWLVEDGIACTWHALENSGDVLEAQVGVNETNANAPAIFVMGHRDTVFPKGTLETRRFSRDGMKAFGPGVADMKSGLVLNCFVLKGLQHLLKTSDIQQLPSPVIGLFTGDEEIGSPEGRFVIRDRVAGAKAVFNAEPGRISGNVVSARKGGASFEIQVTGRAAHSGVNHADGISAIGALAQLVTSLHALTDYDKGITTNIGLISGGMSSNTVAPTATARLDLRFMTLEQGEEAKAQINAIIETPVIEGAIATIKILSEFQPFEASMSDVVLAHYQRQANSVGFSVEGEFTGGCSDAGFTSSMGVPTLCGTGPVGAKMHTEDEYCLMDTFVPRTQAVAKSILLL